From a single Papaver somniferum cultivar HN1 unplaced genomic scaffold, ASM357369v1 unplaced-scaffold_19, whole genome shotgun sequence genomic region:
- the LOC113339005 gene encoding E3 ubiquitin-protein ligase ORTHRUS 2-like isoform X4: MEKENVPSLITQGEALLLCSRNWVAIRWMQIEKCWRKVGIRDFKMCMYLFVRCDINKPAPWTSDVHGDCPRSLPVIKELNGATDRKDGPFWDYD; encoded by the exons atggaaaaagaaaatgtGCCAAGTTTG ATCACACAAGGGGAAGCGCTTCTCTTATGCTCCAGAAACTGGGTTGCTATACGGTGGATGCAGATTGAGAAATGTTGGAGAAAAGTTGGGATTCGG GACTTCAAGATGTGTATGTATCTCTTTGTTCGATGCGACATTAATAAACCTGCTCCGTGGACGAG TGATGTACACGGAGACTGTCCTAGATCTCTACCTGTTATTAAGGAGCTAAACGGGGCAACAGATAGAAAGGATGGTCCTTTCTGGGATTATGAT TAG
- the LOC113339005 gene encoding uncharacterized protein LOC113339005 isoform X1, with amino-acid sequence MFSILDSLFILTNLQMQNLEQVNMDIIVEDLSTLLERLSTLQTLYQLQQNLDDENERLVLKATLDNVVTRLVQSHVKTVWDRSSASILNLEKQKQDGMLATKLCSHCGKMKRYKTADTEVMTELNVIQRFKAAGHPGDVKVISKERDEMRSQGIKRKNQMQRGRTNPPLLARKVESETSKGVVHSRQRVHKEDRNAQDLHLPVQKPADNGVHHRKSKDKQMQGQRKTPGLKRMSGYQHGHFRKVEGGLSTQVFGPNLSRRQSAPDGWKKIVHILNLALVSEFWKAKLGFKNHTRGSASLMLQKLGCYTVDAD; translated from the exons ATGTTTTCTATTTTGGATTCTCTGTTTATCCTAACCAATCTTCAAATGCAGAACCTTGAACAAGTTAATATGGATATAATTGTTGAAGATCTTTCAACCTTATTAGAAAGGCTTAGTACCTTGCAAACCCTGTATCAACTTCAACAAAAT TTGGATGATGAGAATGAAAGGCTTGTGTTGAAAGCTACTTTAGACAATGTTGTTACACGACTGGTTCAATCTCACGTAAAG ACAGTTTGGGACCGATCAAGCGCTTCCATACTAAATctcgaaaaacaaaaacaagatggAATGTTGGCGACCAAACTGTGTTCTCATTGTGGGAAAATGAAAAGGTACAAGACCGCAGACACGGAAGTGATGACTGAACTAAATGTCATACAAAGGTTTAAAGCTGCTGGTCATCCAGGGGATGTTAAAGTTATTTCCAAGGAAAGAGATGAAATGCGGAGTCAGGGCATTAAGAGGAAGAATCAGATGCAACGGGGAAGAACTAATCCACCTTTGTTGGCTAGGAAGGTTGAATCTGAGACTTCGAAGGGTGTGGTTCATTCTCGACAAAGAGTGCACAAGGAAGATAGGAATGCACAAGATCTTCATCTTCCTGTGCAGAAACCTGCGGATAATGGTGTACACCATCGCAAAAGCAAAGATAAACAAATGCAGGGGCAGAGAAAAACACCCGGTTTAAAAAGAATGTCAGGCTACCAACACGGACATTTCCGAAAAGTTGAAGGAGGTTTATCTACTCAAGTTTTTGGTCCGAATCTGAGCCGTCGTCAGTCGGCACCAGACGGTTGGAAAAAAATAGTGCACATCTTAAACTTGGCATTGGTGTCTGAATTCTGGAAGGCGAAACTTGGGTTTAAGA ATCACACAAGGGGAAGCGCTTCTCTTATGCTCCAGAAACTGGGTTGCTATACGGTGGATGCAGATTGA
- the LOC113339005 gene encoding uncharacterized protein LOC113339005 isoform X3 — protein sequence MDIIVEDLSTLLERLSTLQTLYQLQQNLDDENERLVLKATLDNVVTRLVQSHVKTVWDRSSASILNLEKQKQDGMLATKLCSHCGKMKRYKTADTEVMTELNVIQRFKAAGHPGDVKVISKERDEMRSQGIKRKNQMQRGRTNPPLLARKVESETSKGVVHSRQRVHKEDRNAQDLHLPVQKPADNGVHHRKSKDKQMQGQRKTPGLKRMSGYQHGHFRKVEGGLSTQVFGPNLSRRQSAPDGWKKIVHILNLALVSEFWKAKLGFKNHTRGSASLMLQKLGCYTVDAD from the exons ATGGATATAATTGTTGAAGATCTTTCAACCTTATTAGAAAGGCTTAGTACCTTGCAAACCCTGTATCAACTTCAACAAAAT TTGGATGATGAGAATGAAAGGCTTGTGTTGAAAGCTACTTTAGACAATGTTGTTACACGACTGGTTCAATCTCACGTAAAG ACAGTTTGGGACCGATCAAGCGCTTCCATACTAAATctcgaaaaacaaaaacaagatggAATGTTGGCGACCAAACTGTGTTCTCATTGTGGGAAAATGAAAAGGTACAAGACCGCAGACACGGAAGTGATGACTGAACTAAATGTCATACAAAGGTTTAAAGCTGCTGGTCATCCAGGGGATGTTAAAGTTATTTCCAAGGAAAGAGATGAAATGCGGAGTCAGGGCATTAAGAGGAAGAATCAGATGCAACGGGGAAGAACTAATCCACCTTTGTTGGCTAGGAAGGTTGAATCTGAGACTTCGAAGGGTGTGGTTCATTCTCGACAAAGAGTGCACAAGGAAGATAGGAATGCACAAGATCTTCATCTTCCTGTGCAGAAACCTGCGGATAATGGTGTACACCATCGCAAAAGCAAAGATAAACAAATGCAGGGGCAGAGAAAAACACCCGGTTTAAAAAGAATGTCAGGCTACCAACACGGACATTTCCGAAAAGTTGAAGGAGGTTTATCTACTCAAGTTTTTGGTCCGAATCTGAGCCGTCGTCAGTCGGCACCAGACGGTTGGAAAAAAATAGTGCACATCTTAAACTTGGCATTGGTGTCTGAATTCTGGAAGGCGAAACTTGGGTTTAAGA ATCACACAAGGGGAAGCGCTTCTCTTATGCTCCAGAAACTGGGTTGCTATACGGTGGATGCAGATTGA
- the LOC113339005 gene encoding uncharacterized protein LOC113339005 isoform X2: protein MFSILDSLFILTNLQMQNLEQVNMDIIVEDLSTLLERLSTLQTLYQLQQNLDDENERLVLKATLDNVVTRLVQSHVKTVWDRSSASILNLEKQKQDGMLATKLCSHCGKMKRYKTADTEVMTELNVIQRFKAAGHPGDVKVISKERDEMRSQGIKRKNQMQRGRTNPPLLARKVESETSKGVVHSRQRVHKEDRNAQDLHLPVQKPADNGVHHRKSKDKQMQGQRKTPGLKRMSGYQHGHFRKVEGGLSTQVFGPNLSRRQSAPDGWKKIVHILNLALVSEFWKAKLGFKSKHAQLKGRRKHKNNI, encoded by the exons ATGTTTTCTATTTTGGATTCTCTGTTTATCCTAACCAATCTTCAAATGCAGAACCTTGAACAAGTTAATATGGATATAATTGTTGAAGATCTTTCAACCTTATTAGAAAGGCTTAGTACCTTGCAAACCCTGTATCAACTTCAACAAAAT TTGGATGATGAGAATGAAAGGCTTGTGTTGAAAGCTACTTTAGACAATGTTGTTACACGACTGGTTCAATCTCACGTAAAG ACAGTTTGGGACCGATCAAGCGCTTCCATACTAAATctcgaaaaacaaaaacaagatggAATGTTGGCGACCAAACTGTGTTCTCATTGTGGGAAAATGAAAAGGTACAAGACCGCAGACACGGAAGTGATGACTGAACTAAATGTCATACAAAGGTTTAAAGCTGCTGGTCATCCAGGGGATGTTAAAGTTATTTCCAAGGAAAGAGATGAAATGCGGAGTCAGGGCATTAAGAGGAAGAATCAGATGCAACGGGGAAGAACTAATCCACCTTTGTTGGCTAGGAAGGTTGAATCTGAGACTTCGAAGGGTGTGGTTCATTCTCGACAAAGAGTGCACAAGGAAGATAGGAATGCACAAGATCTTCATCTTCCTGTGCAGAAACCTGCGGATAATGGTGTACACCATCGCAAAAGCAAAGATAAACAAATGCAGGGGCAGAGAAAAACACCCGGTTTAAAAAGAATGTCAGGCTACCAACACGGACATTTCCGAAAAGTTGAAGGAGGTTTATCTACTCAAGTTTTTGGTCCGAATCTGAGCCGTCGTCAGTCGGCACCAGACGGTTGGAAAAAAATAGTGCACATCTTAAACTTGGCATTGGTGTCTGAATTCTGGAAGGCGAAACTTGGGTTTAAGAGTAAGCATGCCCAGTTAAAGGGCCGACGTAAACATAAAAATAACATTTGA